A portion of the Cryptomeria japonica chromosome 5, Sugi_1.0, whole genome shotgun sequence genome contains these proteins:
- the LOC131043974 gene encoding 36.4 kDa proline-rich protein-like — MRNGVVLVALGMICVAMSMGSLVEARHYQSSPSSSSSSSSSSSSSSSGGSSSSCPLNAVKLGACVDVLGGLVNATIGDPAMNKCCPVLQGVLEIEAALCLCTTIRAKVLNLNIILPIGLELFVQCGLTPPPGFKCPPLN, encoded by the coding sequence ATGAGAAATGGTGTGGTATTGGTTGCATTGGGTATGATCTGTGTGGCAATGAGCATGGGTTCCCTTGTGGAAGCACGGCATTACCAGTCATCTccgtcttcttcatcatcttcatcctcatcttcatcatcttcatcaagcgGGGGGAGTTCATCAAGCTGTCCACTAAATGCAGTGAAATTGGGAGCGTGTGTGGATGTTCTGGGAGGGCTGGTAAATGCTACAATTGGAGATCCCGCTATGAACAAATGCTGCCCTGTTCTGCAAGGCGTTTTGGAAATTGAGGCAGCACTGTGTCTGTGTACAACAATTAGGGCAAAGGTTCTCAACCTGAACATCATCCTTCCCATCGGACTTGAGCTCTTTGTTCAATGCGGCCTCACCCCTCCTCCTGGTTTCAAATGCCCTCCTCTTAACTGA